CCGGGCGGACCGGACGGTCCGGCTGGGCCGGTGGGCCCGGGAGGACCCGTCGGTCCGGGCGGGCCGGTCGGCCCAGCGCACACCGGTGCGGTGATGACGTTGGTGTCGAGCGTGACGGCGGCGGTTCGTGCCAGCGCGCGGCCCTGGAGGGTCGCGCCCGTGGCCAGCGTGATCGCTGCCTGAGCCATGATGGTGCCCACGAAGGTGGTTCCCGTGCCGATCGTCGCCGAGCTGCCGATCTTCCAGAACACGTTGCAGGCCGAAGCACCGTTGGTCAGGACGACGCTGCTGTTCGACGCCGTCGTCAGCGAGGAGTCGACCTGGAAGATGAACACGGCCGCCGGGTCGCCCTGACCGTTGAGCGTCAATGCCCCGGTCAGCTGGGCGGCCCCGATCCGATAGACCCCGGCGTTGAGCGTGTTGCCACCGAGTTCCGCGGGAAGGTTGGTGAACGGAGTCCGACCGGCGGCGTCGTTGAAGGCGATGGTCAGGTCGCTCTGGGCCTGGAGAGCGACCGCGTCGCCGAGGTGGACCTCGCCGCCGATGGTTGCCGTTCCGAAGCCCGACGCGGTGTTGCCCGGGAACCGCCCAAGGCTCTGGGCCAGGAAGCTGGGACCGGTGTTCGTGGGTTCGGCTCCGGCCAGGACGGAGAAGTCAGCGGCCGTCCCCAGGTTGACCGGTGCGTCCGCAGCGCTGGCCGCAGTGGAGTTGAAGAGCAGCAAGCTGGCCGCCATGGCGGCCGCTGCGGCCGCCGCGAGCGCCGGCATGACCGCTCGCCGCCGTAGACGAAGATTGGGTTTAGCTGTCACAGAACACCCTCCGTGGGTACTACTCGCAGGAAAACGTCTCGCGAGCCGTGTCCTGCGCGACACGTCCTATATGACGCCGAGAAGCGTGGTGACCACCACATCACGCCGGCCATGCATATGGGGCCAAAACGGGACAATCCGGGAACCCGTCGATGCAAAAAGGACGGCTCTTCGCGTTCCTGTTCGCTGGTTTCGCGTTTCCTGCATTCGGGGGGAGTTGCGGCAGCGGACCGGCCTGAACGGCCGGGTGGCCCCAGTCCCTATCGCAGGGCAGTCGGGGTCGGTCTGATTGCCCGTCCAAGAACGCAGGGCGAGGACGGGCTGTTGCTGGAGGCCGGGAAACGGAACCGGCGCAGGTCCTCGATCACGAACCCTTCCACCCTGATCGCCGCGACGGTGTCGCGGTTGGTGTGGCAACCGGCGAAGAACTTCGGCCACAGTGTCGCGTCGACAAGTCGTTGGGTTCGGTGCAGACCGCTGGGCCTCTCGGCGGCGACGTGCTCGAAGAAACGTAGCTGGCCGCCGGGGCGCAGCACCCGGCTGACCTCGGCCAGCGCACCCGCCTGATCGGACACGGTGCACAACACCAACGCGACCACGGCCGCGTCGAACTCGCCGTCCCCGGCGGGCAGCGTCTCGGCCAGACCGTCGATGACCGTGATCGGAACCGGCGCGGTCGGCGCCACGCGCTCGGCGGCGGCACGTAGACGTCGTTCCGGCTCGACCGCGACGACCTCGGTCACTCCCGGCGGGTAGTGGGAGAACATCCGCCCGTTGCCCGCGCCGATCTCGATCACCCGGCCGGACAGGCCGGCGACCAGGTCCCGCCGAAACTCCGCGGTGCCGGCGCGGTCCATGG
The window above is part of the Micromonospora sp. LH3U1 genome. Proteins encoded here:
- a CDS encoding class I SAM-dependent methyltransferase, coding for MAAVSHPVFARVYERLSVAMDRAGTAEFRRDLVAGLSGRVIEIGAGNGRMFSHYPPGVTEVVAVEPERRLRAAAERVAPTAPVPITVIDGLAETLPAGDGEFDAAVVALVLCTVSDQAGALAEVSRVLRPGGQLRFFEHVAAERPSGLHRTQRLVDATLWPKFFAGCHTNRDTVAAIRVEGFVIEDLRRFRFPASSNSPSSPCVLGRAIRPTPTALR